A window of Ranitomeya variabilis isolate aRanVar5 chromosome 2, aRanVar5.hap1, whole genome shotgun sequence contains these coding sequences:
- the ANAPC13 gene encoding anaphase-promoting complex subunit 13 gives MDSEIQRDGRILDLVDDAWKEDKLPYEDVTIPLNELPEPEQDNGGVMESVKEQEMKWADLALQYLHENIPLSGN, from the exons ATGGACAGCGAAATCCAGAGAGATGGGCGCATTTTAGATTTGGTTGACGATGCTTGGAAAGAAGATAAATTACCCTATGAGGATGTAACCATTCCACTG AACGAGCTTCCGGAGCCTGAGCAGGATAATGGTGGAGTGATGGAGTCTGTGAAGGAGCAGGAGATGAAGTGGGCAGACTTGGCTCTCCAGTATCTGCATGAAAACATTCCACTGTCGGGGAATTAA